In Carya illinoinensis cultivar Pawnee chromosome 10, C.illinoinensisPawnee_v1, whole genome shotgun sequence, one DNA window encodes the following:
- the LOC122279733 gene encoding uncharacterized protein LOC122279733 isoform X2, with product MILIIPEGRHAVRLGNDAEISQGLSVEKGSIYSVTFSAARTCAQLESLNVSVPPASQTIDLQTLYNVQGWDPYAYAFEADEEEVSLVFRNPGMEDDPTCGPIIDDIAIKKLFTPDRPKENAVINGDFEEGPWLFRNTSLGVLLPTNLDEEISSLPGWNVESNRAIRYIDSDHYTVPQGKRAVELLSGKEGIISQMVETTPNKPYTLTFSLGQAGDKCKQPLAVMAFAGDQAQNTHYTPNSNSSFQSANLNFTAKAERTRIAFYSVYYNTRSDDMSSLCGPVVDDVRVWLSGCSRNVFEGLMSLGLGFAFWMSVFVMV from the exons ATGATACTCATCATACCAGAAGGTAGACACGCGGTGCGGCTCGGTAACGACGCCGAGATCAGCCAGGGGCTGAGCGTGGAGAAGGGATCCATTTATTCGGTCACCTTCAGCGCCGCCCGCACCTGCGCGCAATTGGAGTCGCTGAACGTGTCAGTGCCGCCGGCATCGCAGACGATAGACTTGCAGACACTGTACAACGTGCAGGGGTGGGACCCGTACGCCTACGCGTTCGAGGCGGATGAGGAAGAGGTGAGTTTGGTTTTTAGAAATCCGGGCATGGAGGATGATCCCACTTGTGGGCCCATCATTGACGATATTGCTATCAAAAAGCTTTTCACTCCCGATAGACCTAAAG AAAATGCAGTTATAAATGGCGATTTTGAAGAAGGTCCATGGCTGTTTAGAAACACCTCACTCGGTGTCTTACTCCCCACCAACCTTGATGAAGAAATATCCTCGTTACCAGGTTGGAATGTGGAATCTAACAGAGCCATTCGCTACATAGACTCCGACCACTACACAGTTCCCCAAGGCAAAAGGGCAGTTGAGTTGCTTTCAGGTAAGGAAGGCATAATTTCTCAAATGGTGGAAACAACACCAAACAAACCGTACACCTTGACCTTTTCCTTGGGCCAAGCTGGGGACAAATGCAAGCAGCCACTTGCTGTCATGGCCTTTGCTGGAGACCAGGCTCAAAACACCCATTACACGCCTAATTCCAACTCTTCCTTTCAGAGTGCTAATCTCAACTTCACAGCCAAGGCTGAGAGGACCAGAATTGCATTCTACAGTGTCTATTACAACACGAGAAGCGACGACATGAGCTCGCTATGCGGTCCGGTGGTGGATGATGTGAGAGTGTGGCTTTCTGGGTGTAGTAGAAATGTGTTTGAGGGATTGATGAGTTTGGGGCTTGGCTTTGCTTTTTGGATGTCGGTTTTCGTTATGGTGTAG
- the LOC122279733 gene encoding uncharacterized protein LOC122279733 isoform X1: protein MAQSSRRSKWVSLLMLLFAHPATAIPAEDGPVPNGDFETPPANGFPSVAVVERATTIPSWKSKGTVELVEAGEKQGGMILIIPEGRHAVRLGNDAEISQGLSVEKGSIYSVTFSAARTCAQLESLNVSVPPASQTIDLQTLYNVQGWDPYAYAFEADEEEVSLVFRNPGMEDDPTCGPIIDDIAIKKLFTPDRPKENAVINGDFEEGPWLFRNTSLGVLLPTNLDEEISSLPGWNVESNRAIRYIDSDHYTVPQGKRAVELLSGKEGIISQMVETTPNKPYTLTFSLGQAGDKCKQPLAVMAFAGDQAQNTHYTPNSNSSFQSANLNFTAKAERTRIAFYSVYYNTRSDDMSSLCGPVVDDVRVWLSGCSRNVFEGLMSLGLGFAFWMSVFVMV, encoded by the exons ATGGCTCAAAGCTCCAGAAGAAGCAAATGGGTTTCGCTGTTGATGCTTCTCTTTGCTCATCCGGCCACTGCAATTCCTGCGGAAGATG GTCCTGTACCAAACGGTGATTTCGAGACGCCCCCAGCAAACGGGTTCCCGAGCGTGGCCGTGGTAGAAAGAGCCACCACTATCCCGAGCTGGAAATCGAAGGGCACGGTGGAGCTCGTAGAAGCGGGGGAAAAACAGGGCGGGATGATACTCATCATACCAGAAGGTAGACACGCGGTGCGGCTCGGTAACGACGCCGAGATCAGCCAGGGGCTGAGCGTGGAGAAGGGATCCATTTATTCGGTCACCTTCAGCGCCGCCCGCACCTGCGCGCAATTGGAGTCGCTGAACGTGTCAGTGCCGCCGGCATCGCAGACGATAGACTTGCAGACACTGTACAACGTGCAGGGGTGGGACCCGTACGCCTACGCGTTCGAGGCGGATGAGGAAGAGGTGAGTTTGGTTTTTAGAAATCCGGGCATGGAGGATGATCCCACTTGTGGGCCCATCATTGACGATATTGCTATCAAAAAGCTTTTCACTCCCGATAGACCTAAAG AAAATGCAGTTATAAATGGCGATTTTGAAGAAGGTCCATGGCTGTTTAGAAACACCTCACTCGGTGTCTTACTCCCCACCAACCTTGATGAAGAAATATCCTCGTTACCAGGTTGGAATGTGGAATCTAACAGAGCCATTCGCTACATAGACTCCGACCACTACACAGTTCCCCAAGGCAAAAGGGCAGTTGAGTTGCTTTCAGGTAAGGAAGGCATAATTTCTCAAATGGTGGAAACAACACCAAACAAACCGTACACCTTGACCTTTTCCTTGGGCCAAGCTGGGGACAAATGCAAGCAGCCACTTGCTGTCATGGCCTTTGCTGGAGACCAGGCTCAAAACACCCATTACACGCCTAATTCCAACTCTTCCTTTCAGAGTGCTAATCTCAACTTCACAGCCAAGGCTGAGAGGACCAGAATTGCATTCTACAGTGTCTATTACAACACGAGAAGCGACGACATGAGCTCGCTATGCGGTCCGGTGGTGGATGATGTGAGAGTGTGGCTTTCTGGGTGTAGTAGAAATGTGTTTGAGGGATTGATGAGTTTGGGGCTTGGCTTTGCTTTTTGGATGTCGGTTTTCGTTATGGTGTAG
- the LOC122279866 gene encoding 40S ribosomal protein S14-3-like, translated as MSRKKTREPKEENVTLGPAVREGEQVFGVAHIYASFNDTFLHVTDLSGRETLVRITGGMKVKADRDESSPYAAMLAAQDVAQRCKELGITALHIKLRATGGNKTKTPGPGAQSALRALARSGMKIGRIEDVTPIPSDSTRRKGGRRGRRL; from the exons ATG TCGAGGAAGAAGACTAGGGAGCCAAAGGAAGAAAATGTGACCCTTGGACCCGCTGTAAGAGAAGGAGAACAAGTTTTTGGTGTTGCCCACATTTATGCGTCATTTAATGACACATTCCTT CACGTGACTGATCTGTCAGGTAGAGAAACACTTGTTCGCATTACTG GTGGGATGAAGGTGAAGGCTGACAGAGATGAGTCTTCACCATATGCTGCCATGCTTGCAGCGCAGGATGTTGCTCAGAGATGCAAG GAACTTGGAATAACCGCTCTGCATATCAAGCTCCGTGCCACTGGTGGGAACAAGACAAAAACTCCTGGTCCTGGGGCTCAGTCTGCTCTCCGTGCACTTGCTCGTTCTGGAATGAAAATTGGACGAATAG AGGATGTGACTCCAATTCCTAGTGACAGCACTCGTAGAAAAGGTGGTAGAAGAGGGAGAAGGCTGTAA
- the LOC122280147 gene encoding prefoldin subunit 6-like produces the protein MASPAALRELQRDLETKANDLSRIQKDIAKNHQVRKKYTIQLGENELVLKELDLLNEDANVYKLIGPVLVKQDLAEANANVRKRIEYMSAELKRLDTTLQDLEEKQNSKRDSILKLQQRIQSLQAGKSKA, from the exons ATGGCTTCCCCAGCAGCTCTTCGGGAGCTACAGCGCGACTTAGAGACCAAAGCTAACGATCTCAGTAGAATCCAGAAAG ATATTGCGAAGAATCACCAAGTGAGAAAGAAGTACACTATCCAGCTCGGTGAGAACGAGCTCGTCCTCAAG GAGTTGGATCTGCTGAATGAAGATGCAAATGTATACAAATTGATTGGTCCAGTACTTGTGAAGCAGGATTTGGCAGAGGCAAATGCTAATGTGCGCAAGAGGATCGAATATATGTCTGCTGAATT GAAACGACttgatacaactcttcaagaTTTGGAGGAGAAGCAAAACAGCAAGAGAGATTCG ATATTAAAGCTACAACAGAGAATTCAATCTCTCCAGGCTGGAAAATCCAAGGCATAG